In a genomic window of Glycine max cultivar Williams 82 chromosome 13, Glycine_max_v4.0, whole genome shotgun sequence:
- the LOC100306244 gene encoding putative heat shock protein, which yields MTSSNKRLEVQTEDQTPHKWCVSLGEEAFKRFFSQINPTVHKVFGDGSLFSPLLFGKFFDPSDAFPLWEFESDVLLSHLRSSSQNTVDWCQTGEGYVLKAEIPGTGKNNIQVHVDKGKVVEISGQWKQQRDSKAHDWRCGHWWEYGYVRRLEMPEDANWKNIEAYLHNDIYLEIRIPKSQQGRDLPQGKDVA from the exons ATGACTAGTTCTAACAAAAGGCTTGAGGTTCAAACAGAAGATCAAACTCCACATAAATGGTGTGTTTCACTGGGGGAAGAGGCTTTCAAGAGATTTTTCAGCCAGATTAATCCAACAGTGCATAAGGTTTTTGGTGATGGATCACTTTTCAGTCCACTGTTGTTTGGGAAGTTCTTTGATCCTTCTGATGCCTTCCCTCTATGGGAGTTTGAGTCAGATGTGTTGTTATCTCATTTAAGGAGTTCCAGCCAAAACACTGTGGATTGGTGTCAGACAGGTGAAGGCTATGTATTAAAAGCAGAAATACCAG GAACTGGTAAAAATAACATTCAAGTCCATGTTGATaaagggaaggttgtggaaaTTAGTGGACAGTGGAAGCAGCAAAGAGACTCAAAGGCACATGACTGGAGGTGTGGCCATTGGTGGGAATATGGATATGTACGGAGGCTTGAGATGCCAGAGGATGCAAATTGGAAGAACATAGAAGCATACTTACATAATGACATATATTTAGAAATACGAATACCGAAGAGCCAACAGGGTCGTGATCTTCCTCAGGGAAAGGATGTGGCTTAA
- the LOC100499858 gene encoding Thioredoxin-like protein CXXS1-like, whose product MEEKEELKKSKVIKIDSQKSWEHHISYATNQKYPIVVHFSAFWCVPSLVMNPFFQELASTYEDVLFLTLDVDEVKEIASKMEIKAMPTFLLLSGGTPVDKIVGANPDEIRKRIDHFVHSTRS is encoded by the exons atggaggaGAAAGAAGAGCTCAAAAAGTCTAAGGTTATTAAAATAGACTCTCAAAAATCATGGGAACACCACATCTCTTATGCTACCAATCAAAAGTACCCT ATTGTAGTTCATTTCTCTGCTTTCTGGTGTGTCCCTTCTTTAGTTATGAATCCTTTCTTTCAAGAATTGGCCTCCACTTATGAAGATGTTTTGTTTCTGACGTTGGATGTGGATGAGGTTAAG GAAATTGCCTCCAAGATGGAAATCAAAGCCATGCCCACCTTTCTGTTGCTGAGTGGAGGGACTCCTGTGGACAAAATTGTGGGTGCAAATCCTGATGAAATTAGGAAAAGGATTGACCATTTTGTTCACTCAACTCGTTCCTAG
- the LOC100801742 gene encoding transcription factor ILR3, with amino-acid sequence MVSPENSNWLFDYPLIDDDVIPVGDSSFAVSASTFSWPPPPANVSVEIDASLGDSDGLKNPALKKRTKSDSSTASSSKACREKLRRDRLNDKFVELGSILEPGRPPKTDKASILIDAARMVTQLRDEALKLKDSNTSLQEKIKELKAEKNELRDEKQRLKAEKEKLEVQVKSMNAQPAFLPPPPAIPAAFAPQGQAPGNKLVPFISYPGVAMWQFMPPAAVDTSQDHVLRPPVA; translated from the exons ATGGTTTCCCCGGAAAACAGCAATTGGCTGTTCGATTACCCGTTGATCGACGACGACGTTATTCCCGTCGGCGACTCCTCCTTCGCCGTCTCCGCTTCCACCTTCTCCTGGCCCCCACCTCCCGCCAATGTCAG TGTCGAAATTGATGCTTCGCTTGGGGATTCTGATGGCCTAAAAAATCCTGCTTTGAAGAAAAG GACTAAATCTGATTCAAGTACTGCTTCTAGCTCCAAAGCGTGTCGGGAGAAGTTGAGGAGGGATAGGCTTAATGACAA GTTTGTTGAATTGGGCTCCATCTTGGAGCCCGGAAGGCCTCCCAAAACAGACAAGGCTTCCATTCTGATTGATGCTGCCCGAATGGTGACACAGCTGCGGGATGAAGCCCTGAAGTTGAAAGACTCAAATACGAGTCTTCAAGAGAAGATTAAAGAGTTAAAG GCTGAGAAGAATGAACTTCGTGATGAGAAACAGAGGCTTaaggcagagaaagagaagtTGGAGGTGCAGGTAAAATCAATGAATGCTCAACCTGCTTTCTTGCCACCCCCTCCTGCAATCCCTGCTGCATTTGCTCCACAAGGCCAAGCCCCTGGCAACAAGTTGGTGCCTTTCATCAGCTATCCGGGAGTTGCCATGTGGCAATTTATGCCTCCGGCCGCCGTGGATACCTCACAGGATCATGTACTCCGTCCACCGGTTGCCTAA
- the LOC100801196 gene encoding kinesin-like protein KIN-14N, whose translation MVGTPINGRTRLSFGVVNGGHDLGPSSAPPSNAGSDYGIIEFTREDVEALLNEKAKRKDRFNYKERCENMMDYIKRLKVCIRWFQDLEISYSLEQEKLKSSLELAQQKCTEIELLLKIKEEELNSIIVEMRRNCTSLQEKLVKEETEKTVAAESLVKEREARLNFERSQSTLQEDLGRAQRELQSANQKILSLNDMYKRLQDYITSLQQYNGKLHSELSTVENELKSVEKEKATVVETLTMLKGQLTLSMASQEEATKQKDALASEVTSLRVELQQVRDDRDRQLSQAQTLTSELEKSKDFTEKSCSELNKLTLRTNELETKCALQDERIKVLQEKLTTAEEKLQVCDISASETRIEFEGQQKLVHEMQRRLADAEYKVIEGEKLRKELHNTILELKGNIRVFCRVRPLLPDEGSSTEGNIISYPTSMEASGRGIELTQNGQKHSFTYDKVFAPDTSQEEVFIEISQLVQSALDGYKVCIFAYGQTGSGKTYTMMGRPGHPGEKGLIPRSLEQIFQTKQSQQPQGWKYEMQVSMLEIYNETIRDLLATNKSSADGTPTRVENGTPGKQYMIKHDANGNTHVSDLTVVDVQSVKEVAFLLNQAASSRSVGKTQMNEQSSRSHFVFTLRIYGVNESTDQQVQGILNLIDLAGSERLSRSGSTGDRLKETQAINKSLSSLSDVIFALAKKEDHIPFRNSKLTYLLQPCLGGDSKTLMFVNISPDQASSGESLCSLRFASRVNACEIGTPRRHTNGRPIESRLTYF comes from the exons atgGTGGGAACTCCAATTAACGGAAGAACAAGGCTATCTTTTGGTGTTGTGAATGGTGGCCATGATCTTGGCCCCAGTAGTGCTCCACCAAGCAATGCTGGCTCAGATTATGGCATTATAGAGTTCACAAGAGAGGATGTGGAGGCCTTACTGAATGAAAAGGCCAAAAGAAAAGACAGATTTAATTATAAG GAAAGATGTGAAAACATGATGGATTATATAAAAAGGCTGAAGGTTTGCATCAGGTGGTTCCAAGACCTTGAGATTAGCTACTCACTAGAGCAAGAAAAATTGAAGAGTTCATTGGAATTGGCCCAGCAAAAATGCACGGAAATag AGTTGCTGCTCAAAATCAAGGAAGAAGAGTTAAACTCAATTATTGTGGAAATGAGAAGGAATTGCACTTCTTTACAAGAGAAATTAGTGaaggaagaaacagaaaaaaca GTGGCTGCGGAATCTCTTGTTAAGGAGAGAGAGGCTAGGCTTAACTTTGAGAGGTCACAGAGTACACTACAGGAGGATCTTGGACGAGCACAACGAGAGCTCCAAAGTGCAAATCAGAAG ATATTGTCACTCAATGACATGTATAAGCGGTTACAGGATTACATAACAAGCTTGCAGCAGTACAATGGGAAACTCCATTCAGAGCTTTCTACAGTTGAAAATGAACTTAAGAGTGTAGAGAAAGAGAAAGCTACTGTAGTGGAGACCCTTACCATGTTAAAGGGTCAGCTTACTTTGTCTATG GCTTCTCAAGAAGAGGCCACAAAACAGAAGGATGCATTGGCTAGTGAAGTTACATCTCTCCGAGTAGAGTTGCAACAAGTGAGGGATGATCGAGACCGCCAATTATCTCAAGCGCAAACTTTAACATCTGAATTAGAGAAGTCTAAAGATTTTACAGAAAAGTCCTGCTCTGAACTGAACAAATTGACTTTAAGAACAAATGAACTGGAG ACAAAATGTGCTTTGCAAGATGAACGGATAAAGGTACTACAAGAGAAGCTAACTACTGCTGAGGAGAAACTTCAG GTTTGTGACATATCTGCAAGTGAGACAAGAATAGAATTTGAAGGGCAACAAAAACTTGTACATGAGATGCAAAGACGTTTGGCAGATGCGGAATATAAAGTTATAGAAGGGGAGAAGCTGAGGAAAGAATTACACAATACCATTTTG GAACTGAAAGGGAACATCCGTGTGTTCTGTAGAGTGCGGCCTTTGTTACCTGATGAAGGTTCTAGCACGGAAGGAAATATTATATCTTATCCCACATCGATGGAAGCTTCTGGACGGGGCATTGAATTGACACAAAATG GCCAAAAACATTCTTTCACATATGATAAAGTTTTTGCACCTGATACATCACAAGAAgaagtttttattgaaatttcacAGCTTGTGCAAAGTGCTCTTGATGGTTATAAG gTTTGCATTTTTGCCTATGGTCAGACAGGGTCAGGGAAAACTTACACGATGATGGGCAGGCCTGGACATCCAGGAGAAAAGGGCTTGATCCCTCGTTCACTAGAAcaaatatttcaaacaaaacaGTCTCAGCAACCCCAAGGCTGGAAATATGAAATGCAG GTGTCTATGTTGGAAATATACAATGAAACCATTCGTGATCTGTTAGCTACAAATAAGTCATCAGCAGATGGAACACCAACACGTGTGGAAAATGGTACTCCTGGGAAGCAATACATGATCAAACATGATGCCAATGGAAATACACACGTTTCTGATCTCACAGTAGTGGATGTTCAGAGTGTAAAAGAGGTTGCATTTCTTTTAAATCAAGCTGCAAGTAGCAG atcTGTGGGAAAAACTCAGATGAATGAACAATCTTCTAGAAGTCATTTTGTATTCACTCTTCGAATATATGGTGTAAATGAG AGCACTGACCAACAAGTACAAGGTATTCTAAATCTCATTGATCTTGCTGGGAGTGAACGTCTTTCAAGGAGTGGATCAACCGGGGACCGATTGAAAGAGACTCAA GCAATAAATAAAAGTCTGTCATCATTAAGTGATGTAATATTTGCCTTGGCCAAGAAGGAGGATCATATCCCATTCAGGAACTCAAAGCTCACATACCTACTTCAG CCTTGTCTAGGTGGGGACTCAAAGACATTAATGTTTGTGAACATCTCTCCCGACCAAGCTTCATCTGGAGAGTCATTATGCTCACTCCGGTTTGCATCAAGAGTCAATGCTTGTGAAATTGGGACACCTCGCCGTCACACAAATGGACGCCCTATAGAATCTCGCTTGACCTATTTCTAA
- the LOC100784062 gene encoding uncharacterized protein: MASSYLHTTHFQSIQICKPSSCLPPHSNTQTTSIPFPTTHYLYKHCNSSHIPLSSIVPLKATSTSIHSSLSSPKPPITKEDAILQAKTSLSATLEKPLNNPKLIGKFKKLRQPKFRVEIPVIDDSPDSLSQLALDFFGDMPIKRKGSPIKILMLWPDASLKESATIAFQSHSTFEHIDIPSVAKTDPRILNSADVAIFLAPESSQLAPIRRVSDAFYPKPVVLFNPKWAFEEESNLGDLSGFVDSFEVVYSFIGLEVRGILSKRKGVIFKCVRDGVVSGERWNVFVEEGQELKVVSSFKVRPTIVEVENVLYNLMAINSPITKSAKFIQGLVSNVTGRK, from the coding sequence ATGGCATCTTCCTATCTCCACACAACTCATTTCCAATCTATCCAAATTTGCAAGCCATCATCATGTCTGCCTCCACACTCCAATACTCAGACCACATCAATTCCATTTCCTACTACTCATTATCTATACAAACACTGCAACAGCTCCCACATCCCCCTTAGTTCCATTGTTCCCCTCAAAGCAACATCCACTTCCATCCATTCCTCACTTTCTTCCCCTAAGCCACCTATCACAAAGGAGGATGCCATACTTCAGGCCAAAACATCCCTTTCAGCAACCTTAGAGAAACCTCTAAACAATCCCAAACTGATAGGCAAGTTCAAGAAACTAAGACAACCCAAGTTCAGGGTTGAAATTCCAGTCATTGATGACTCACCAGATTCACTGTCCCAACTTGCTCTTGATTTTTTTGGGGACATGCCCATCAAAAGAAAAGGTTCTCCCATCAAGATCTTAATGTTGTGGCCTGATGCTAGCTTGAAAGAATCTGCCACTATTGCCTTTCAGTCTCACTCAACTTTTGAACACATTGACATTCCCTCAGTGGCCAAAACAGACCCCAGAATCTTGAATTCTGCAGATGTGGCAATATTTTTGGCGCCTGAGAGTTCCCAATTGGCACCCATAAGAAGAGTGAGTGATGCCTTTTATCCAAAGCCAGTGGTTTTGTTTAATCCAAAATGGGCATTTGAGGAAGAGAGCAACCTTGGTGATCTGAGTGGCTTTGTGGATTCTTTTGAAGTGGTTTATTCTTTTATAGGGTTGGAGGTGAGAGGGATCTTGAGCAAAAGAAAAGGGGTGATTTTTAAGTGTGTCAGAGATGGGGTTGTGAGTGGAGAGAGATGGAATGTTTTTGTAGAAGAAGGACAAGAATTGAAGGTGGTTTCATCATTCAAGGTCAGGCCAACTATAGTTGAAGTTGAGAATGTATTGTACAATCTGATGGCTATCAATTCTCCCATAACCAAGTCTGCAAAGTTCATCCAGGGATTGGTATCCAATGTGACAGGGAGAAAGTAA
- the LOC100783530 gene encoding photosynthetic NDH subunit of lumenal location 3, chloroplastic: MAPLTNLHGAVSKTLIPITCHLPNAHKSITKRGQVIGFLGSKTHQKDASECAVQATRRAAALGLATVVLTWKFNDKISLAKDNGFWYEDHPLPGPTVTNNIANAKTGTRSFLKRGIYIANIGVKGSVFRIKKYAFDLLAMADLIAEDTLNYVRKYLRLKSTFMYYDFDKIIPAIPVDDKQQLTDMANKLFDNFERLEEASRKKSLPETKSCYQETEVMLKEVMDRMDIMYKTI, from the exons ATGGCTCCTCTCACAAACTTGCATGGAGCAGTCTCCAAGACCTTAATTCCGATCACATGTCACCTTCCAAATGCACACAAAAGCATAACAAAGAGAGGACAAGTGATTGGATTTCTTGGaagcaaaacacaccaaaaggaTGCATCAGAGTGTGCAGTTCAGGCCACAAGAAGAGCAGCAGCATTAGGCCTTGCCACTGTAGTGCTTACTTGGAAATTCAATGACAAGATTTCATTGGCTAAAGATAATGGTTTCTGGTATGAAGATCACCCTCTTCCTGGACCAACTGTCACTAACA ATATTGCAAATGCGAAAACGGGGACACGTTCTTTTCTTAAGAGGGGGATTTACATAGCAAACATTGGAGTGAAAGGAAGTGTGTTTAGGATAAAGAAATATGCCTTTGATCTTCTGGCAATGGCGGATTTGATAGCAGAAGACACACTCAACTATGTGAGGAAGTACCTAAGGCTCAAGTCCACCTTCATGTACTATGATTTTGACAAGATTATCCCTGCCATTCCAGTGGATGATAAGCAGCAACTAACTGATATGGCTAACAAAttgtttgataattttgaaagg CTTGAAGAAGCTTCAAGGAAGAAAAGTCTACCTGAAACAAAATCATGCTATCAGGAAACTGAAGTTATGCTTAAAGAGGTCATGGACCGGATGGATATAATGTACAAAACAATTTGA